The following coding sequences lie in one Chelatococcus sp. YT9 genomic window:
- a CDS encoding MmgE/PrpD family protein has product MSASKTIVETMATDLLALRADGLPADVIAKAKLCLCDYFSAAYEARDLPWSREAVLRSEPVRNGAASIPLAGLANPGDAAFANAVAAHGLVREDMHVGAIAHLGIVVWPALLADLAQAGRTVAGRELLAAGIVGYEAGACLGSALMTAELARLFRPTGLVGPFAAVAALCHLRGFDTEQTASALSLAVNCAAGLNQWPVPGGSDMYFHAGFAARNALVCADLARAGAFATRDIIEGNAGLFRAFARRDPAVPKPLFADGQYEIVNVFHKQAPACNFAQTPSQAALAARLQMDDGSSRVVAIRIDATEAALLYPGCDATGPFGTMLAAKMSIQFGVAAAVARGKLDASNYTDLDDPEISRLIAATTLVAAPDLTAAYPRRQPARVTLTLDDGRQIERALDDVLVATPAMVQERFRAFAAQALGEAQAGALAIFIDTLADADDAIPLNALQVPRVHH; this is encoded by the coding sequence ATGAGCGCCTCGAAAACCATCGTCGAAACCATGGCGACGGACCTGTTGGCTTTGCGTGCCGATGGGTTGCCCGCCGATGTCATCGCGAAGGCGAAACTGTGCCTTTGCGACTATTTCTCAGCCGCCTACGAGGCGCGCGACCTGCCCTGGAGCCGCGAAGCCGTGTTGCGCAGCGAGCCCGTGAGGAATGGTGCTGCCTCCATACCCCTGGCCGGTCTTGCAAACCCGGGCGATGCCGCCTTCGCCAACGCCGTCGCCGCGCATGGCCTGGTGCGGGAGGACATGCACGTCGGCGCGATCGCCCACCTCGGTATCGTGGTGTGGCCAGCCTTGCTCGCCGATCTTGCGCAGGCTGGGCGAACTGTAGCCGGGCGTGAATTGCTCGCCGCCGGCATTGTCGGCTACGAGGCCGGCGCGTGTCTGGGAAGCGCACTGATGACAGCCGAACTGGCGCGGCTGTTTCGTCCGACGGGGCTCGTCGGGCCCTTCGCTGCCGTGGCAGCGCTTTGCCATTTACGGGGGTTCGATACCGAGCAGACCGCCTCGGCGCTGTCGCTGGCCGTGAACTGCGCCGCCGGCCTCAATCAATGGCCGGTTCCAGGCGGCAGCGACATGTACTTTCACGCCGGTTTTGCCGCCCGCAACGCCCTGGTCTGCGCCGATCTGGCGCGGGCTGGAGCTTTCGCGACGCGCGATATCATCGAAGGCAACGCCGGCCTGTTCCGGGCCTTCGCCCGCCGCGATCCAGCCGTGCCGAAGCCATTGTTCGCCGACGGCCAGTACGAGATTGTCAACGTATTCCATAAGCAGGCCCCGGCCTGCAACTTCGCGCAAACGCCGAGCCAGGCCGCGCTCGCAGCCCGGCTGCAAATGGACGACGGCAGTTCGCGGGTGGTGGCGATCCGCATCGATGCTACAGAGGCCGCGTTGCTCTATCCCGGATGCGACGCCACGGGCCCGTTCGGCACCATGCTTGCTGCGAAGATGAGCATCCAGTTCGGGGTCGCCGCTGCCGTCGCCCGCGGAAAGCTCGACGCCTCCAATTACACCGACCTCGACGACCCCGAGATTTCACGGCTGATTGCAGCGACGACGCTCGTGGCTGCGCCCGATCTAACCGCCGCCTATCCGCGACGCCAGCCCGCCAGGGTCACGCTGACGCTTGATGATGGCCGGCAGATCGAGCGGGCGTTGGATGATGTGCTCGTCGCGACGCCCGCCATGGTTCAGGAGCGCTTTCGAGCATTCGCGGCGCAGGCGCTGGGCGAGGCGCAGGCTGGCGCCCTTGCCATCTTCATCGACACTCTCGCCGATGCTGACGATGCTATTCCCCTCAACGCGCTGCAAGTGCCGCGCGTCCATCACTGA
- a CDS encoding aldolase/citrate lyase family protein gives MSVTHGGSRSFTQRLKARETLFGTFIKVPTTHTTELVASVGYDFVVIDQEHAPFDRHAIDTIILAGRANNLPTLVRVGDASASNILGVLDCGAAGVLVPHVDSVDKAMQIAAACRYRAGGRGFSRTGRAGGYGAAGVLEHITRQDDEVLCIAMIEDPAAIERIEAIASVDGIDAIFIGRADLSIAMGEITTSAPRVVEAVGIIAAGTRKSGKLLLTVAESVADRETMSAIGASSFLIGSDLAFLRRGAKQSLAEHTGQ, from the coding sequence ATGTCCGTAACCCATGGCGGCTCGCGCAGCTTCACACAGCGCCTGAAGGCGCGCGAAACCCTGTTCGGCACCTTCATCAAGGTGCCCACCACGCATACGACGGAGCTTGTGGCATCGGTCGGCTACGACTTCGTGGTGATTGACCAGGAGCACGCGCCATTTGACCGCCACGCCATCGACACGATCATTCTGGCCGGCCGGGCGAACAACTTGCCCACCCTGGTTCGCGTCGGTGACGCCTCGGCCAGCAATATCCTGGGCGTCCTCGATTGTGGTGCAGCCGGGGTGCTGGTGCCGCATGTGGACAGCGTCGACAAGGCCATGCAGATCGCGGCCGCCTGCCGCTATCGCGCGGGGGGCAGAGGCTTCTCACGCACCGGGCGCGCCGGGGGCTACGGCGCCGCCGGTGTCCTGGAACACATCACCCGGCAAGATGACGAGGTGCTTTGCATCGCCATGATCGAGGACCCGGCCGCAATTGAACGCATTGAGGCCATCGCCTCCGTCGATGGGATCGACGCCATCTTCATCGGCCGGGCTGACCTTTCGATCGCCATGGGGGAAATCACGACGTCAGCGCCCCGGGTGGTCGAAGCGGTCGGGATCATCGCCGCAGGGACGCGCAAATCCGGCAAACTGCTGCTGACCGTCGCTGAAAGCGTCGCCGACCGCGAAACCATGAGCGCCATCGGCGCCTCGTCCTTCCTCATCGGGTCGGACCTCGCCTTTCTCCGGCGCGGGGCCAAGCAATCGCTGGCAGAGCATACCGGCCAATAA
- a CDS encoding tripartite tricarboxylate transporter TctB family protein, protein MDINRKDLTAGLIFIAFAATYGYMSLNTMSVGTATQMGPGFFPAMLAACLAVTGVAVIVRAFSSGCERPFGVVPWRAITFLSLATVVFAAFADQLGMLPGTFVTTFTSCLASPRISLRQNLLISICLAVFCSLVFSIGLNVPLPIIGGIFRS, encoded by the coding sequence ATGGATATCAACCGCAAGGACCTGACGGCGGGACTGATCTTCATCGCCTTTGCCGCCACCTATGGCTACATGTCGCTCAACACGATGTCAGTCGGGACGGCAACGCAGATGGGGCCAGGGTTCTTTCCGGCCATGCTCGCGGCCTGCCTTGCGGTAACAGGCGTTGCTGTCATCGTCCGCGCGTTCTCCTCGGGGTGCGAACGCCCGTTCGGGGTGGTTCCCTGGCGGGCCATCACTTTCCTCTCTCTTGCCACGGTGGTCTTCGCGGCCTTTGCCGATCAACTGGGCATGTTGCCCGGCACCTTTGTCACCACGTTCACGTCGTGCCTTGCCAGCCCGCGCATTTCGCTCAGGCAGAACCTTCTGATCAGCATTTGCTTGGCGGTGTTCTGTAGTCTCGTCTTTAGTATTGGGCTCAATGTACCTTTGCCGATTATTGGCGGTATATTCCGTTCCTGA
- a CDS encoding carboxymuconolactone decarboxylase family protein — MDQKTFDTGLEIRKAVLGAEFVEKSFASADDFNRPMQELTTEYCWGAVWGRDTLDRRTRSLLNLAMISALNRPHELKMHVKGALRNGVSKEEIREVFLQVAIYCGIPAGVDSFRIAREAFAELDAGK; from the coding sequence ATGGATCAGAAAACCTTTGATACGGGCCTCGAAATCCGCAAGGCCGTGCTCGGCGCTGAATTCGTCGAAAAGTCCTTCGCGTCGGCTGACGACTTCAATCGACCGATGCAGGAACTGACCACCGAGTATTGCTGGGGCGCGGTCTGGGGCCGGGACACGCTCGATCGCCGCACGCGCAGCCTGCTCAACCTCGCGATGATCAGCGCGCTGAACCGGCCGCACGAACTGAAGATGCACGTCAAGGGGGCGCTGAGGAACGGCGTTTCCAAGGAGGAAATCCGCGAAGTCTTCCTGCAGGTGGCGATTTATTGCGGCATCCCCGCGGGCGTCGATTCCTTCCGCATTGCGCGCGAGGCCTTTGCTGAACTGGACGCGGGCAAATAA
- a CDS encoding SDR family oxidoreductase has translation MAKLDGKRAFITGAGGGIGAAIARVFAEEGANVGLADINGPLVEKTAAEIAGARAYVVDVRDRSALHAAVDDFAADGLDIFVNNAVAFYYAPLTEMPEDITHRMLDVGIKGTFWGTQAATPHLVRRGGGSIINMSSVAVSFAIKHAAVYTAIKGAVDAFTRQQAVELGAHGIRVNALAPGAVETPGASSVIDAEGWEKRRAMTPLGRLVTDREVAAAAVFLASEEGVSIAGVTLKIDAGITIAGPR, from the coding sequence ATGGCTAAGCTGGATGGCAAGCGCGCGTTCATTACCGGCGCTGGTGGCGGCATCGGTGCGGCGATCGCAAGGGTCTTCGCCGAAGAGGGCGCCAATGTCGGCTTGGCCGACATCAATGGCCCGCTCGTCGAAAAGACCGCCGCCGAAATCGCTGGCGCCCGGGCCTATGTCGTTGACGTCCGCGACCGGTCTGCACTGCATGCCGCAGTCGACGATTTCGCGGCGGATGGACTGGATATCTTCGTGAACAATGCGGTGGCGTTCTACTATGCGCCGCTGACTGAAATGCCCGAGGACATAACCCATCGCATGCTCGATGTCGGCATCAAGGGAACATTCTGGGGAACCCAGGCGGCGACGCCGCATCTCGTCAGGCGCGGGGGCGGCAGCATCATCAACATGTCGTCCGTGGCCGTGTCTTTCGCCATCAAACATGCAGCCGTCTACACCGCGATCAAGGGAGCGGTGGATGCCTTCACCCGTCAGCAGGCGGTCGAGCTCGGCGCTCATGGAATTCGGGTCAATGCCCTGGCGCCCGGCGCGGTGGAGACCCCCGGCGCCAGTTCGGTGATCGATGCGGAAGGCTGGGAAAAGCGCCGCGCGATGACACCCCTCGGGCGCCTGGTGACGGACCGCGAGGTCGCGGCAGCCGCGGTTTTCCTGGCGTCCGAAGAAGGCGTCAGCATAGCCGGCGTCACGCTCAAGATCGATGCCGGCATCACCATCGCGGGCCCCCGATGA
- a CDS encoding N-acyl homoserine lactonase family protein yields MNDHLYEAYAIAYARHERGAAENFIGGDPHNGPMPLNYYVWVLRNAARTVVVDTGFDQRGAQLRGRTIVHPVREGLIALGVDPETVEDVVITHMHYDHAGNDGLFPRARFHLQDSEMGFATGRCMCHPGMNHPYELEDVVAMVRRVYAGRVCFHDGDSELFPGITLHHLGGHARGLQALRVETLRGPVIIASDTAHHYAHLRRRKVFPTVDSVADVFAGYQRLERLAPGLDHIIPGHDPLVTELYPSHSSATAGWISRLDAAPKPLPAL; encoded by the coding sequence GTGAACGATCACCTCTACGAAGCCTATGCCATTGCCTATGCGCGGCATGAGCGCGGCGCGGCCGAGAACTTCATCGGCGGCGACCCGCACAATGGGCCGATGCCGTTGAATTATTATGTCTGGGTCCTGCGCAATGCCGCGCGCACGGTCGTGGTCGACACCGGCTTCGATCAGCGCGGCGCGCAGCTGCGCGGCAGGACGATCGTGCATCCCGTGCGCGAGGGCTTGATCGCGCTCGGGGTCGATCCTGAAACCGTCGAGGATGTGGTCATCACCCACATGCATTATGATCATGCGGGCAATGACGGGCTTTTTCCGCGGGCGCGCTTCCACCTCCAGGACAGCGAGATGGGTTTCGCCACCGGGCGCTGCATGTGCCATCCGGGCATGAACCATCCCTATGAGCTGGAGGACGTGGTGGCGATGGTCCGCCGCGTCTATGCCGGGCGCGTCTGTTTCCATGATGGCGACAGCGAGCTTTTCCCCGGCATCACCCTCCACCATCTCGGCGGGCATGCGCGCGGCCTGCAGGCATTGCGCGTCGAGACCCTGCGCGGCCCGGTGATCATTGCCTCCGATACCGCGCATCACTACGCGCATCTGCGCCGCCGGAAGGTCTTCCCGACGGTGGACAGCGTCGCCGATGTTTTCGCCGGCTATCAAAGGCTGGAGCGGTTGGCGCCCGGGCTCGATCACATCATTCCCGGCCACGACCCGCTCGTCACAGAGCTCTACCCATCCCACAGCAGCGCCACCGCCGGTTGGATCAGCCGGCTGGACGCGGCACCCAAACCTTTGCCGGCTCTCTAA
- a CDS encoding tripartite tricarboxylate transporter permease produces the protein MDVFTNLALGFSVSFQPINLFYCFVGTLLGTVVGVLPGIGPLATIAMLLPITFGLSSEGSLIMLAGIYYGSQYGGSTTAILLKLPGETSSAVTTIDGYEMAQKGRGGPALAAAAIGSFFAGSVATLLIALLAKPLTLLAFNFSPAEYFSLMVVGLVSSIALASGSIIKALGMIFLGLMLGLTGTDVYTGAARFTFGIHEMLDGLEFVAIAVGLFGISEIMRNLEQDGGAQGRVAMVGKLMPTREDFRRMIAPMVRGTAIGSFLGVLPGGGALLSSFVAYTVEKKVSPHGAEMGRGAIEGVVAPESANNAGAQTSFIPMLALGIPSNVIMALMIGALIIQGVVPGPGVINNNPALFWGLVVSMWVGNAMLLILNLPLVGLWVKLLQIPYTILFPIIVAFCCIGVYSVNNASFGVYQITAAGLLGYVLIKLECELAPFILGFILGPMIEENFRRAMLISGGDATVFFSRPVSAVLLLLAAIILVVVMVPAVTRKRDEVFIEEN, from the coding sequence ATGGACGTCTTCACCAATCTTGCACTCGGCTTTTCAGTCAGCTTCCAGCCGATCAACCTGTTCTATTGTTTTGTTGGCACCTTGCTCGGCACAGTGGTCGGCGTGCTGCCCGGAATCGGGCCGTTGGCGACGATCGCGATGCTTTTGCCGATCACCTTCGGCTTATCGTCCGAGGGATCACTGATCATGCTCGCGGGGATCTATTACGGGTCTCAATATGGCGGCTCAACCACGGCCATCCTGCTCAAATTGCCGGGCGAGACATCCTCTGCCGTGACCACGATCGACGGCTACGAGATGGCCCAGAAGGGCAGGGGCGGCCCTGCGCTGGCCGCCGCGGCGATCGGTTCGTTCTTCGCCGGCTCCGTTGCGACGCTGCTCATCGCGCTCCTCGCCAAGCCACTGACCCTGCTGGCCTTCAATTTCAGCCCTGCGGAATACTTCTCACTCATGGTGGTGGGGCTCGTCTCTTCCATTGCGCTGGCGTCGGGGTCTATTATCAAGGCACTTGGCATGATCTTTCTCGGTCTGATGCTCGGCCTGACGGGCACAGACGTCTATACGGGGGCCGCACGCTTTACTTTCGGCATCCATGAGATGCTCGACGGCCTTGAATTCGTCGCCATCGCGGTCGGACTCTTCGGCATCAGCGAAATCATGCGAAATCTCGAACAGGACGGGGGCGCACAGGGCAGGGTGGCGATGGTCGGCAAGCTGATGCCGACGCGTGAGGATTTCAGGCGGATGATCGCGCCCATGGTCCGCGGCACTGCCATCGGCTCCTTCCTTGGCGTGCTGCCGGGTGGCGGCGCACTCCTGTCCTCCTTCGTGGCCTATACTGTTGAAAAGAAAGTTTCTCCCCACGGCGCGGAAATGGGACGTGGCGCAATCGAGGGTGTCGTGGCGCCTGAATCGGCGAATAACGCGGGCGCGCAGACGTCCTTCATCCCCATGCTCGCGCTGGGCATCCCTTCCAATGTCATCATGGCGCTCATGATTGGCGCCCTCATTATTCAGGGCGTCGTGCCCGGTCCGGGTGTGATCAACAACAATCCGGCTTTGTTCTGGGGCCTTGTGGTCTCGATGTGGGTGGGCAATGCCATGCTGCTCATCCTCAACCTGCCCCTTGTCGGCCTGTGGGTCAAACTGCTGCAAATCCCCTATACGATCTTATTCCCGATCATTGTCGCGTTCTGCTGCATCGGTGTCTACAGCGTCAACAACGCGTCTTTCGGCGTATACCAGATCACCGCGGCCGGACTGTTGGGCTACGTGCTGATCAAGCTCGAATGCGAGCTCGCGCCTTTCATTCTCGGATTCATTCTCGGGCCGATGATCGAGGAGAACTTTCGCCGCGCCATGCTGATTTCGGGCGGCGATGCCACGGTGTTCTTTTCTCGGCCGGTCAGCGCAGTTCTGCTCCTCTTGGCCGCGATCATCCTCGTCGTTGTGATGGTCCCCGCTGTCACGCGCAAGCGCGACGAGGTTTTCATAGAAGAGAACTGA
- a CDS encoding sugar phosphate isomerase/epimerase, translated as MRLLLHTMATPELDPIAALDLAAELQLDGLDLICQADYRCALPPDAPIETARSLRAEAQRRGLVIGALTPYEKRVNHPLARERDEAVASLVHAIDLAEALGATSVRVFGGAEVRDDDWTIAAGRLVESLHRIAPHAAARGIGLNIENHDGTMADSAARTHELWRRTGKEIVGIVYDPANLIRDGKEDFPASLDLQAEAIRLVHVKDYSFIPGAERRGAVEQSRRSVPLGDGDVPWTDIIAALAALGYDGDLTFEYEMRWVPDQLPPTRIGVARSRDFVRRALAQAATAERTATALAKLG; from the coding sequence ATGCGCCTGTTGCTCCACACCATGGCAACCCCTGAGCTCGATCCCATCGCAGCGCTCGACCTTGCTGCTGAGCTGCAACTTGATGGATTGGATCTGATCTGCCAGGCGGACTATCGTTGCGCGCTCCCGCCCGACGCTCCCATCGAGACCGCGCGATCGCTCCGCGCCGAAGCCCAGCGCCGCGGCCTCGTCATCGGCGCGCTGACGCCATACGAGAAGCGCGTCAACCACCCGCTCGCACGTGAGCGCGACGAGGCCGTCGCGAGCCTCGTCCACGCCATCGACCTTGCCGAGGCTCTCGGGGCGACCAGCGTCCGCGTTTTCGGCGGCGCAGAAGTTCGCGACGATGACTGGACCATCGCGGCCGGCCGCCTCGTCGAGAGTTTGCATCGCATTGCTCCCCACGCCGCCGCGCGCGGGATCGGCCTCAATATCGAGAACCATGATGGCACCATGGCCGATAGCGCGGCCCGAACCCATGAGCTCTGGCGGCGCACCGGCAAGGAGATCGTCGGGATCGTCTACGATCCTGCGAACCTGATCCGAGATGGGAAGGAGGACTTCCCGGCGAGCCTCGATCTCCAGGCCGAAGCGATCCGGCTCGTCCACGTGAAGGATTACAGCTTCATACCCGGCGCGGAGCGAAGAGGCGCCGTCGAGCAGAGCCGCCGATCCGTGCCACTAGGGGACGGCGACGTGCCTTGGACCGATATCATCGCTGCGCTCGCGGCGCTTGGCTACGATGGTGATCTAACCTTCGAGTACGAGATGCGCTGGGTGCCGGACCAACTGCCCCCGACACGGATCGGCGTTGCCAGGTCGCGCGACTTTGTGCGCCGAGCTCTTGCGCAAGCCGCCACGGCGGAGCGCACGGCGACAGCGCTTGCCAAGTTGGGCTAG
- a CDS encoding phytanoyl-CoA dioxygenase family protein: protein MPKAEHVDLSPDQVESFIDVGFVKIENAFSVDLAKQCRDELWADIGLSPDEPWKWTEPVIRIGAKSSPAFIEAANTPQLHRAYDQLVGKDRWRAPQGLGTFPIRFPSSAAPGDDGWHVDVSFGDSPDFMEWRANVKSSGRALLMLFLLSDVGRKDAPTRIRKGSHATIARELLPYGTAGATLRQLSADGYASTDGCDVELATGEAGTVYLCHPFLVHAAQPHGGKEPRFMAQPPLFPKGEFDPALPPSPVQIAIRRACGLSL, encoded by the coding sequence ATGCCCAAAGCCGAGCATGTTGACCTGAGTCCCGATCAGGTCGAGAGCTTCATTGATGTTGGCTTTGTCAAAATCGAAAATGCCTTCAGCGTCGATCTTGCGAAGCAATGCAGGGATGAGTTGTGGGCGGACATCGGTTTGTCGCCTGACGAGCCCTGGAAATGGACTGAACCGGTCATCCGGATCGGCGCGAAATCCTCGCCTGCCTTCATTGAAGCCGCCAATACACCGCAACTGCATCGCGCTTACGACCAGCTTGTGGGAAAGGATCGTTGGCGCGCCCCGCAAGGGTTGGGAACCTTCCCGATCCGATTTCCCTCTTCAGCAGCCCCGGGCGACGACGGCTGGCACGTGGACGTGAGTTTCGGCGATAGCCCAGACTTCATGGAGTGGAGGGCGAATGTGAAGAGCAGCGGGCGAGCATTATTAATGCTTTTCCTGCTCTCGGACGTAGGTCGCAAGGATGCGCCGACGCGGATCCGGAAAGGCTCGCATGCGACCATCGCGCGTGAGTTGCTGCCATACGGGACCGCGGGAGCAACGCTCAGACAACTCTCCGCTGATGGTTACGCTTCCACAGACGGGTGTGACGTTGAGCTGGCAACCGGTGAGGCGGGCACGGTCTATTTGTGCCATCCGTTTCTCGTCCACGCTGCGCAACCTCACGGGGGGAAGGAGCCACGCTTCATGGCGCAGCCGCCTCTGTTCCCCAAGGGTGAGTTCGATCCGGCGCTGCCGCCATCGCCGGTTCAGATCGCCATCCGCCGAGCTTGCGGACTTAGCCTCTGA
- a CDS encoding NAD(P)-dependent oxidoreductase has protein sequence MDSRQIGFVGLGRMGGPMVARLLAAGHKVTVFDTSAEAVRRAEERGAIAAASPKGVGDNADIVLVSLPTPDIVRAVVLGADGVAGGERVKTVIDLSTSGPSAAAHISAGLAETGRSWLDCPVSGGIAGATNGTLAVMVSGPRAAFDQAEDIIAKFGRIFYVGEKAGLAQVAKLANNLLAAAAMVVSSEAMVMGAKAGIDPQVLLDIINAGSGRNSATQDKFPKSVLPGSFDFGFATGLSYKDVRMCIDEAEAMGVPMVAGAVVRQMLAVTNAKFGPGSDFTSICRVVEEWGGVEVRA, from the coding sequence ATGGATTCGCGCCAGATTGGCTTTGTCGGCCTCGGTCGCATGGGTGGGCCGATGGTGGCTCGCCTGCTTGCCGCCGGTCATAAGGTTACAGTTTTCGATACGAGCGCCGAAGCGGTCCGGCGGGCCGAGGAGCGCGGGGCGATTGCCGCGGCCTCTCCAAAAGGAGTTGGAGACAACGCTGACATCGTGCTGGTCAGTCTCCCCACGCCCGACATCGTCCGAGCCGTCGTTCTGGGCGCCGATGGCGTGGCCGGAGGGGAACGCGTCAAGACCGTCATCGACCTGTCCACATCCGGACCGAGCGCTGCGGCACATATCAGCGCCGGCCTGGCGGAGACGGGCCGTAGCTGGCTTGACTGTCCTGTCAGTGGCGGAATCGCCGGCGCGACGAATGGCACGTTGGCGGTGATGGTTTCCGGTCCCAGAGCCGCTTTCGACCAGGCCGAAGACATCATCGCCAAATTCGGCCGCATCTTCTACGTTGGGGAAAAGGCAGGTCTGGCGCAGGTCGCCAAACTGGCCAACAATCTACTGGCCGCAGCCGCCATGGTGGTCTCCTCCGAGGCCATGGTGATGGGCGCCAAAGCTGGCATCGATCCCCAGGTTCTTCTCGACATCATCAACGCTGGAAGCGGACGTAACAGCGCAACGCAAGACAAGTTTCCCAAATCCGTCCTGCCGGGCAGTTTCGACTTCGGTTTTGCTACGGGCTTATCCTACAAGGACGTGCGCATGTGCATCGACGAAGCCGAAGCCATGGGAGTTCCCATGGTGGCCGGGGCGGTCGTCAGGCAGATGCTGGCCGTTACCAACGCCAAGTTTGGCCCTGGTTCCGACTTCACCTCGATTTGCCGGGTCGTCGAAGAATGGGGCGGCGTTGAGGTTCGCGCCTGA
- a CDS encoding DEAD/DEAH box helicase, whose product MPTNDDNALPTTIHPALASALETRGYSQLTPVQMVMATGGHGDADLLVSAQTGSGKTVAFGIAIASTVLGNDRHFGPAGRPLGLIIAPTRELAIQVQRELDWLYGATRIQTATCVGGMDMRIERRALERGAHLVVGTPGRLRDHITKGVLDLGALRVVVLDEADEMLDLGFRDDLEFILGAAPEQRRTLLFSATVPRGIAELAKTFQKNAVRVAATASTEQHSDIDYQVVLVRRDEREHAVINTLLDSDSASALVFCHTREAVRHLTARLANRGFSVVSLSGDMAQSERSSALQAMRDGRAHVCVATDVAARGIDLPNLDLVIHADVPSNPATLLHRSGRTGRAGRKGVCVLIVPENRRGAAQRVLALARLTATTRAAPGITEIEARYRRQILDTALSAAVPDGADAAFVTELLAKVPPERIAAAFLRQQLAARPVPEDLSPLPVSDMQARKPRRERGSEDKQGAAPRGAPRGPDMEGGVWFTLSLGRKHRADPKWLLPMICNAGGVSKRDVGSIRIEDTETRFQISLDKAAAFAAQIARPGSVEKGIVIQTAGNLKRSTRKANQDFGQEGKAGKGRAAKKPVQRGKATSKHRDRVRTHKGKAQRQE is encoded by the coding sequence ATGCCGACGAACGACGACAATGCCTTGCCCACGACCATCCACCCCGCGCTGGCGTCCGCGCTCGAGACGAGAGGCTATAGTCAGCTGACGCCAGTACAAATGGTGATGGCGACCGGGGGGCATGGCGATGCGGACCTCCTGGTTTCGGCCCAGACCGGATCCGGCAAGACGGTCGCCTTCGGCATCGCGATCGCCTCGACAGTGCTTGGAAACGATCGCCATTTCGGACCCGCTGGCAGGCCGCTCGGCCTGATCATCGCGCCGACGCGTGAGCTTGCGATCCAGGTCCAGCGTGAACTCGACTGGCTGTACGGGGCGACCCGGATCCAGACTGCGACATGTGTCGGCGGCATGGACATGCGCATCGAACGCCGCGCATTGGAGCGCGGTGCGCATCTTGTCGTCGGTACGCCGGGACGGCTGCGCGACCACATCACAAAAGGAGTGCTGGACCTCGGCGCGCTTCGCGTGGTCGTTCTCGACGAGGCCGATGAAATGCTGGACCTCGGTTTTCGCGACGACCTCGAGTTTATCCTGGGTGCGGCACCAGAACAGCGCCGGACGCTGCTATTCTCGGCAACGGTGCCACGCGGCATTGCCGAGTTGGCCAAGACCTTTCAGAAAAATGCGGTGCGGGTAGCGGCGACAGCCTCCACGGAGCAGCATTCCGACATCGACTACCAAGTGGTGCTGGTGCGCCGCGACGAGCGCGAGCATGCCGTCATCAACACACTGCTTGATTCGGACAGTGCGAGCGCGCTGGTCTTCTGCCACACGCGTGAGGCGGTGCGCCATCTGACCGCGCGGCTGGCCAACCGCGGCTTCTCAGTCGTTTCGCTCTCGGGCGACATGGCGCAGTCGGAGCGTTCGAGCGCCCTACAGGCGATGCGAGATGGGCGTGCCCATGTCTGCGTCGCGACCGATGTCGCGGCGCGCGGCATCGACCTGCCGAACCTCGATCTCGTGATCCATGCGGATGTGCCGAGCAACCCTGCAACCTTGCTTCACCGCTCCGGTAGGACGGGCCGCGCCGGACGCAAGGGCGTCTGCGTGCTCATCGTACCGGAGAACAGGCGCGGCGCGGCGCAGCGTGTGCTCGCGCTGGCGAGGTTAACCGCCACGACGCGTGCCGCCCCCGGTATCACAGAAATTGAGGCCCGCTACCGCAGGCAGATCCTCGACACGGCACTGTCCGCCGCTGTGCCTGACGGAGCCGACGCAGCATTCGTGACCGAATTGCTCGCGAAGGTGCCCCCCGAACGCATCGCGGCTGCCTTCCTGCGGCAGCAGCTCGCCGCTCGCCCGGTGCCGGAGGACCTCTCTCCGTTGCCGGTCTCCGACATGCAGGCACGGAAGCCCCGGCGCGAAAGAGGGAGCGAGGACAAGCAAGGCGCTGCGCCTAGGGGGGCGCCGCGCGGACCGGACATGGAGGGCGGCGTGTGGTTCACGCTGTCGCTCGGCCGCAAGCATCGGGCCGATCCCAAGTGGCTGTTGCCGATGATCTGCAATGCCGGCGGCGTTTCGAAGCGTGACGTGGGGTCGATCAGGATCGAAGACACGGAAACCCGTTTCCAGATCTCCCTGGACAAGGCTGCGGCATTCGCCGCGCAGATTGCGCGGCCCGGCAGTGTCGAAAAAGGGATCGTCATCCAGACCGCCGGAAACCTGAAGAGAAGCACGCGGAAAGCCAATCAAGACTTCGGCCAGGAGGGCAAGGCAGGCAAGGGCAGGGCAGCAAAGAAGCCGGTGCAGCGGGGCAAAGCCACATCAAAGCATCGCGATCGTGTCCGCACGCACAAGGGCAAAGCCCAGCGTCAAGAGTGA